The sequence below is a genomic window from Thioclava nitratireducens.
TACGCTCTCGCTCGCCGCCCATGTCGATTGCGTGCTGATCATCGCCGCGACCGAAGAGACCACGATCCGGGAAATCGACATCTGCGAGCGCGAGCTGGCCGAGCGTACCAACGTGATGGGCGTCGTGGTCAACAAGTTCCGCTTCGCGGCCCCCGAATATGGCTATGCCTATGGTTACGGTTACGGGGTCGTTTCGGACGCGAACTGAGCGGTGCCGCCGCTTTGCCTTCCGTCACGCCCGTGCCATATAGCCTCGGTAAGCGAGCGAGGTCCCGCAGGCCGAGGCTTCGGACCGCGCCAAACCCTGCTGACGAAAGGCCGATATGACCCGCATCATCTCTTCTCTCTCCGAGATTTCCGACTCGCATGACGCGCTGTTCTGCGATCTGTGGGGCTGCCTGCATAACGGGGTCGAGGCTTTCCCCGGGGCTGTCGCGGCGCTGCAGGCGTTTCGCGCGAAGGGCGGCAAGGTCGTCCTTCTGACCAACGCGCCGCGTCCGTCGAAGTTCGTGATGGAGTCACTCGACAAGCTGGGCTGTCCGCGCGACGCCTACGACCTCGTCGTCTCTTCCGGCGATGCCGCGCAGGATGCGATGTTCGCGGGCGCCGTTGGCAAGAAGGTCTGGCATCTGGGGCCGTCCAAGGATGACGGCTTCTTCACCGAGGTGCCGGAAGAATGGCAGGGGCAAGCCGAGATCACCCGCGTCGATTTCGACGATGCAGAGGGTATCGTCTGCACCGGTCCCTTCGACGAGGTGAACGAAGTTCCCGAGGATTACCGCCCGAAATTCCTGCTGGCGAAGATGCGCGAGTTGCCGATGCTCTGCGCGAACCCCGATATCGTCGTGGATCTGGGCGACAAGCGCATCTATTGCGCTGGCGCTTTGGCCGCGCTCTACGAGGAAATGGGCGGCGAGGCGATGTATTTCGGAAAGCCCCATCCGCCGATCTACGATCTCGCGCGGCGCAAGTTGAGCCGTCTGGGCGGCGCGGAGGATGCGCGCATCCTCGCCATCGGCGACGGGATCAATACCGATGTGGCCGGCGCCGCGGGGGAGGGGATGGATTGCCTCTTCATCACCGGCGGTCTGGCGCATGACCAGTTCGGCGCCGATCCGCAGAACCCCAATCCGGAGCTGCTGCGCACCTGGCTGGAGGCGCGTCAGCGCGATCCACTCTACAGC
It includes:
- a CDS encoding TIGR01459 family HAD-type hydrolase; this encodes MTRIISSLSEISDSHDALFCDLWGCLHNGVEAFPGAVAALQAFRAKGGKVVLLTNAPRPSKFVMESLDKLGCPRDAYDLVVSSGDAAQDAMFAGAVGKKVWHLGPSKDDGFFTEVPEEWQGQAEITRVDFDDAEGIVCTGPFDEVNEVPEDYRPKFLLAKMRELPMLCANPDIVVDLGDKRIYCAGALAALYEEMGGEAMYFGKPHPPIYDLARRKLSRLGGAEDARILAIGDGINTDVAGAAGEGMDCLFITGGLAHDQFGADPQNPNPELLRTWLEARQRDPLYSMGQLT